Sequence from the Streptomyces sp. R33 genome:
GTCACCTCGGCGCCGACCACCGGCGGCAGCACCGGCGGCGGCCTCCGCCCGGGCCACGACCACGAAGCCACCGAGTAGGCACTCCGGGGCTCCGCCCCAGACCCCGGTCTGGGGCGGAGCCCGGTGAACGGGAGAGGAGCGGGTAGGGACGGCCCCGCGCAGCGGACCCGGGGTCAGACCGGCCAGGGGGCGACCCCGACCGGCTGGATCAGCCAGGCGAAGTCGCCCAGCCCGCCGCGGGCGGTGAGTTCCGCCGCCTCGCCGGCGGAGGCGAGGGCCCGGACGTACCCCGCCGGGTCCGTGGAGGCCATCGCCAGCGGGGGGCGGGCCCCCGAAACCCCGAGAAGGCCCAGGGCCTCGCGCTGCGAAACCAGCACCGCCCCCTCCCCCGCGCACGCGTCCATGGCCACGTGAGCCGTCACATCGCACGTACCGTCCGGCACCGCCGCGACCTCCCGCCCCCCGCGGAAGCCCGTCAGGGTGCCGTACGGGGGCCGGGCGTCCAGGACGTGCGCGTAGTCCACGGCCACCGCCAGGCCCCGCTCCACCGAGCGGACGGCAACCGCCCACGCCTCGTCCCGCGGCCGCCCGATCTCCGCCCGGCCGGGCCCCGGCCACCACCGCTCCAGCCACGCCCGGTCCGCGCCGGACACCGCCGGCCCGCGGCTCTCCGTACCGTCCCGGTCGACCAGTACGTAGTGCCCGTCCTCCGCCACGTCCAGCGGTACGTTGTCCAGCCACTCGTTCGCGAACAGCAGGCCCCGCGTCCCCGCGGGCGGCTCCGCCACCCACTCGATCCGCGGATCGAGCCCGTCCGGCCGCTCCGCCCGCTCCACCGCCCAGGCCCGCACCCGCGCCGCGACCTCCGCCGGGAGCGCGCCCAGCACGCCGGTCAGCAGCTCCCCCCGCCCCGCCCCGACGTCGACCAGGTCCAGCCCCTGCGGATGCCCGAGCTCGGCGTCCACCCGCTGCAGCAGGCGCGCCACCGCCCCCGCGTACAGCGGCGAGGCGTGCACGGAGGTGCGGAAGTGCCCGGCCGGACCCGGCCCGCCCGGCCGTACGTAGAACCCGTCCGGCCCGTACAGCGCGGCCTCCATCGCCGTCCGCCACCGGGCCGGAACCGGAACCGGAACTGGATCTGCGACTTCTCCCTGAGTGCTCATCCCCGAAAGGTTAAGCTCGGCCTCCACCTTGGGGAGTACACCTCCGTCACACGGATCGCACCTGTGGTTGACTCCAGCACCTATCTCCTTTGCCTACTCTGGGTTACGTGCAGCGCCTCTACGACTTCCTCCGCAGACACCCGACGGGCGTCGACAGCTTCTGGGCTGTCCTCCTCGTCGGGCTAGGGATGCTGCAAGTCGCCGAAGACAGCTTCAGCAGCACCACCGCGCGGCTGATCGCCGTTCCCTCGGTGCTCGCGATGGGCGTCGTCGTGGCCCTGCGCCGCAGGTGGACGCTGCCGATGTTCTGGCTCGCCGTCGGCACCGGCGTCTACAAGCTGGTCACCCACACCGAGGTGATCAACTCCGATCTCGCGATGCTGATCATCCTGTACACGGTCGCGGCCTCGGCCGAGATCTCGCGCCGGATGTCCCGTACCGCGCTCGGGATCGGATTCCTCGCCTCCCCCCTCTACGCCTTGCGCTTCCAGGTGGACAAGGGCAACACCCGCGACGACTTCCTCTTCACGCTCTTCGCCATCGTCCCGTTCGCCCTCGCCTGGGTGCTCGGCGACTCCCTGCGCACCCGCCGGGCGTACTACGCCCAGCTCGTCGAGCGGAACCAGCGGCTGGAGAAGGAGCGCGAGGCCCAGGCCAAGGTGGCCGTGGCCGCCGAGCGCGCGCGGATCGCCCGCGAGCTGCACGACGTCGTCGCGCACAACGTCTCCGTGATGGTGGTCCAGGCGGACGGCGCCGCGTACGTCATGGACGTGGCCCCCGATCAGGCCAAGGAGGCCCTGCAGACGATCTCCGGCACCGGCCGCCAGGCCCTGGCCGAGATGCGCCGCCTGCTCGGCGTCCTGCGCACCGGGGAGCCCCAGGAGTCCGAGGACTACGTGCCCCAGCCGGACGTCGAGCAGATCGAGGTCCTGGTCGAGCAGGTACGGGCGTCCGGGCTCACGGTGGACTTCGAGGTCGAGGGCGCACCGCGCCGGCTGCCCAGCGGCGTCGAGCTCACCGCGTACCGGATCGTGCAGGAAGCACTGACGAACACCCGCAAGCACGGCGGCCCGGATGCCACGGCGAGCGTCCGGCTGGTCTACTTCGACGACGGGCTCGGCCTGCTGGTCGAGGACGACGGCCGGGGCGCGGCCCACGAGCTGTACGAGGACGGCGGCGCCGACGGCGCCGGGCACGGGCTGATCGGCATGCGCGAGCGGATCGGCATGGTCGGCGGCACCCTGGACGCGGGCCCGCGGCCCGGTGGCGGCTTCCGGATCAGCGCACTGCTCCCGCTCAAGACGAGATGACGAGGTCGAGGTAACTGATGTCCATCCGAGTGATGCTGGTCGACGACCAGGTGCTGCTGCGCACGGGCTTCCGGATGGTGCTCGCCGCCCAGCCGGACATGGAGGTCGTCGCCGAGGCCGGCGACGGCCTGGAGGCGCTGGAGGTGCTGCGCTCCACGAAGGTGGACGTGGTGCTGATGGACGTCCGGATGCCGAAGCTCGACGGGGTCGAGGCCACGCGCCGGATCTGCGAGCGCGACGAGCACCCCGACGTGATCATCCTGACCACCTTCGACCTGGACGAGTACGCCTTCTCGGGTCTGAAGGCGGGCGCGAGCGGGTTCATGCTGAAGGACGTGCCGCCGGCGGAGCTGCTGGCCGCGATCCGCTCGGTGCACAGCGGAGACGCGGTGGTGGCCCCGTCCACGACCCGGCGCCTGCTGGACCGCTTCGCGCCGATGCTCCCGACGACCACGCAGGAACCGCAGAACAAGGAGATCGAGCGGCTGACGGAGCGCGAGCGCGAGGTCATGCTGCTGGTCGCCCAGGGCCTGTCGAACGGCGAGATCGCGGCCCGCCTGGTCCTGTCCGAGGCCACGGTGAAGACGCACGTGGGCCGCATCCTGACCAAGCTGAACCTGCGCGACCGCGTCCAGGTCGTGGTCCTCGCGTACGAGACGGGCCTGGTCCGCGCCGGCGGCGCCTGACGGCCCGGCGGGTCAGGTCATCCAGCGGTCCGGGCGGGCGTCCGCGCGGGAGGTGCGCGAGCGGGCCGCCTGGGCGTCCAGCAGGCCGGCGGCCTCGGCGGCCGGCCGCAGACGGGCCGTGACCGTGCCGTTCGCGCCGGTGTCCACATGGACGTCGGCCACGCCCCGGGCGCGCTCCCACGGGCCCTGGGTGAGCCGGACGCTCTGCACCTTGGCGTGCGGGACGATCTCCGTACGGCGGCACAGCAGCCCCTTGCGGGCGGCGAACACGTCCGCCGAGACGGCCAGTGCGTAGCCCTTCCACCACACCGGGACCACCCACCGCGCCCCGGTCCTCGGGGACCGGCCGAAGGCGAGGGCCGCGAGGTCCACACCCGGCAGCACCCGGGCGACCACCGCCTGGGCGGCGGCCCGCGAGGCCACCGGGACCAGGACCTCGTTCTTCGAGCCGGCCACCGCCAGCTCCACCCGCACCCACTCCCGGCGCCGCCACAGCAGGGGCTCCACGATCCGTACGGTCTGCACCCGCCCCGGCGGCACGGTCTCGTGGGCCCGGTCCAGCAGCCCGTGGTCCAGGCGCAGCCCGTCCGGGGACTCCGCGACCCGCCAGTCGAACTCGGCGAGGAAGCGCCCGGCCGTACCCGACCAGAGCCCGCCCAGCATCGGCAGCAGGGTGGCGATCGTCGCCCAGGGGTTCCCGCTGAACCACCACACGGCGACGGGGGCGATCAGCCCGGCGGCCAGCGCCGCCCACGCCGAGAGGGTGAGCAGCAGCGACACCGCCAGGTCCGCGGGGCGGACGCGCAGCAGCTCCTGCTGCGGGGCCTCGCCGAGCGCGACGGCCTCCGCGGGGGCGAAGCCGGCGGCCCGGGCCAGCAGCTCGGCGCGCAGCGCCACGGCCTCCCGCTCGTCGAGGAAGGCCAGCTCGTCCTTGTCCTCGGTGCCGATCACGTCGAGCCGCAGCTTGGCGACCCCGGCCACCCGGGCCAGCAGCGGCCGGGTCACGTCCACCGCCTGGATCCGGTCGAGCCGGATGTGCGCAGTGCGCCGGAAGAAGAGCCCGCTGCGGATACGCAGCTCGGTGTCGGTCACCGCGTAGTGGGTGAACCACCAGCTCAAGAACCCGTACAGGCCGAACACCACGACCAGGCCGGCCAGGGTCAGGGCCCGCAGGCCGGCCGGCAGCCCGACCACCCACCGCTCGACCTGCTCGCCCTGCTGGACGACGACGCCGACGGTCGCGGCGATCGGCACCCACGCCCGGCGCAGCGGCGTGAGCACGTGCAGCCGCCGCTCCACGGCGGCCGCGGACTCGCCAGACGCGGACTCGGCGGACGCCGATTCGGCGGTCACAGGCCCGCCGACCTTGCCTCGCCGAGCTCCGTCAGCCGGTCCCGCAGCCGCTCCGCCTCGGCCGGGACCAGGCCCGGGATCTTGGCGTCCGTGGCCGCGGCCGCCGTGTGCAGCTGTACGGAGGCCAGCCCGAAGCGCCGCTCCAGCGGCCCCGAGGTCACCTCGACCAGCTGCATCCGCCCGTACGGGACCACGGTCTCCTCCCGCCACAGCACACCCCGGCTGATCAGCAGGTCGTCCGCGCGCTCCGCGTACCGCCAGGACCGCCAGTTGCGGCCGAGCAGCACCCAGCCCCAGGCCAGGCCCCCCAGCCAGAGCGCCCCCGCGGCCGCCCAGGCCGGGCCCGCCGTCAGCCCCAGCAGCAGGGCCGTCCCTGCCGCGAGCGGCACCGTCCAGATCACCAGCAGCAGCCGGCGCAGGCTGAGCAGCCCGCCCGGCAGCCCCACCCACGCGGGCCGGCTCGTTCCGCCCGCAGTCCCCGTTTCCATGCGTTCAGCGTAGGGGGCGGCGCGTCGGCCGGGCCGGGCCCGCGGCGCCCGGCACCGCGCCTCGCCCCGATCCGACCTGGCCGACGCGCCACCCCCGGCGGCTGCGAGAATGCGGCCATGACGGAGACCACGGTCGGCATCGGCGGCGCGGCGGAAAGCACCGACATGGTGCTCAACATCGGACCCCAGCACCCTTCCACGCACGGCGTGCTGCGCCTGCGCCTCGTCCTCGACGGCGAGCGGATCGTCAGCGCCGAGCCGGTCGTCGGCTATATGCACCGTGGCGCCGAGAAGCTCTTCGAGGCGCGCGACTACCGGCAGATCGTGATGCTCGCGAACCGCCACGACTGGCTGTCCGCGTTCTCCAACGAGCTCGGCGTGGTCATGGCGGTCGAGCGGATGCTCGGCATGGAGGTCCCCGAGCGGGCCGTGTGGATGCGGACCCTTCTCGCCGAGCTGAACCGGGTGCTGAACCACCTGATGTTCCTCGGGTCGTACCCGCTCGAACTGGGCGGAATCACCCCGATCTTCCATGCGTTCCGTGAGCGCGAGGAGCTCCAGGCCGTCATGGAGGAGATCTCCGGCGGCCGCATGCACTACATGTTCAACCGCGTCGGCGGCCTCAAGGAGGACCTCCCGGCCGGCTGGCTCGGCCGGGCGCGCGCGGCGATCGCCGACGTCCGCACCCGCATGGACGTGTACGACAAGCTCGTCCACGGCAACGAGATCTTCCGCGGCCGTACGCGCGGGGTCGGCGTGCTGTCCCCCGAGGCGGTGCACGCCTACGGGGTCTCCGGGCCCATCGCCCGCGCCTCCGGGGTCGACTTCGACCTGCGGCGCGACGAGCCGTACCTGGCGTACGGGGAGCTCCAGGACGTCCTGAAGGTTGTCACCCGCACCGAGGGCGACTGCCTGGCCCGCTTCGAGTGCCTGCTGGACCAGACCCACAACGCGCTCGACCTCGCGGTCGCATGCCTGGACCGGATGGCCGAGCTGCCGCCCGGGCCGATCAACCAGCGCCTCCCGAAGGTGCTGAAGGCGCCCGAGGGGGCGACGTACGCCTGGACCGAGAACCCCCTCGGCATCAACGGCTACTACCTCGTCTCCAAGGGAGAGAAGACCCCGTACCGGCTGAAGCTGCGCTCCGCCTCGTACAACAACATCCAGGCCCTGTCGGTGCTGCTGCCCGGCCAGCTGGTCGCGGACATGGTGGCGATCCTGGGCTCGCTGTTCTTCGTCGTGGGCGACATCGACAAGTGACAAGTCGCGGGAACTCCCGTGATGGCGCGGGAGTTTTCTGCTTAGGGTGCGGGGATGACCCCTGGCGTACACGACGGCTACCTGCGGCGGCTCGGCTTCCCGCAGCCGCCCGAGCCCACCGTGCAGGCGCTCTTCGCGCTCCAGCGCGCCCACCTCGAGCGCATCCCGTACGAGAACCTCGACATCCAGCTCGGCCGGGCGCCCGGCATCGACCCCGAGCTGTCCGCACGCCGCTTCGCGGCCGGGCGCGGCGGGTACTGCTTCCACCTCAACGGCGCCTTCGCGCTGCTCCTGGAGTCCCTCGGCTTCGAGGTGACCCGGCACCTCGCGGGCGTCCTCGGGGCGGCGGAGCGCGAGCGCCGCGACGTCAGCGGCGACCACCTCGCGCTGACCGTCCGGGTCGGCGGCGAGGAGTACTTCGTCGACGCCGGCCTCGGGGACGGCCCGTACGAGCCGCTGCCGCTGCGCGCCGGCCTGCACCGGCAGGGGGAGTTCACGTACGGGCTGGGCCCGCTGGAGGGGGACGCAAGCGGCTGGAGGTACGTCAACGAGGCGAGCCCCTGCCCGGTGGTCAACATCCTCTCGGCTCCGGCGGCGACGGCCGATTTCGAGGCCACGCACGTACGGCTGTCGACCGCCCCGGACTCGGGTTTCGTACGGACCCTTGCGCTGCTGCGGCGCGACGCGCACGGGGTCGACGCGCTGCGGGGGCGGGTGCTGAGCCGGATCGATCCCGTGAAGGGGGCGAGCGAGCGGATCCTGGACACGCCCGGGGAGTTCTGGGCGGTGGTGGGCGGGCTCTTCGAGCGGCAGCTCGACGATCTGACGGCGGCGGACCGGGCGGAGCTGTGGGACCGGGTGTGCGCGGCCCACGAGAAGTGGCTGGCCGACCGGGCGGAGGCGGGTACGGCTGCCCGGGGCGCGGGGTCCGGCAGCTGACGGCAGCTGACGGCGGAGCCGGTGGCGGCGTCGGCGACGGTGCAGATGTCGATGTCGGTGCGGGAGTGCAGACTTGGGGCATGTCCCACTCCCCCAGACGGGCCTGCCCCGCATGCGGGCGCGACTGCGCCGTGACCGCCGGCCGGATCGCCCGCCACGACCCTCCCGCCGGGCGGGGCCGCGGCGACCTGGTGTCCTGCCCCGGATCCCGGGCGCGGGTGGTGCTCGGCGCGTCGGCGCCGACGCTGGACGGCTTCGTCCTGTCGGAACTGCCGGGTCAACTGCCGCTGTTCTGAGCGCCCGGCCCGGCCTGAGTACGCCGGTCCGCCGACGTGAGTACCCGCGCGGATCCCCCGTACCGGCAGCGCCGACAGGATGACGGCATGTCCTGGAACCCGCAGACCGCCCTCCTCGCCCCCACCCCCGAATCGCCGGCCGAAGCCGCCGCCCGGCGCGTCCGCAGGAACGCGGGGATCGCCGCCCTGCTGCTCCTGCCCGCCCTGGTGGCCGCGAAGGTCCTCGTGCTGTCGACCGAGGCCGGCGGCCGCTGCCTGATGCAGGGCGGCTGCCGGCCGTTCCCCGGGGAGGTCTTCCTCGCGCTGCTCGCCGCGGTCGTGGCGTCCGGCGTGGCGGTGCAGTCCGCGCCGCACCGGTTCCGGAAGCACGCCCTCGCGGCCCAGTTGGCCCTGGAGGCCCTGGCCGTCCTCATGGTCCTGGCCTACCCCTGAGCCCCGCCGCCCGGAATCCCGGCCGGGGCCCCACGGGCGGACCGGCTAGGAGATGGCCGTGCGCAGCCGGACGACGTCGATCGGCTCGGTCTCGTCGTGCGCCGTCAGGTCGATGACCTGGCCCACCGCGCGCTGCTCGGGGGTGGCCGGCTTGAAGCCCTGTTCCTTGACCGGCGGCTCGGCCGCGGCCCGGGCCGACTCCGCCTTGTGGACCTCGAGGGCCTCCGCGCCGACCACGTCGGCCAGGTCCTCGTTCTGGACCGATTCGATCACCGCCCGGGCCTGGGCCGCGGTCTTGGTGCCGAAGAAGTCGAAGCCGCCCTCGACGCGGGACGCCGAGCGGCGTACGGCCGAGTACGGGGCCACCGCCGCGGCCGGCCGGCGCGCCGGGACCGCCGCAGCAGCGCCCGTGGCGCCGTCCGTACGGGAGTGCGGTCCACCGGCCGACCCGGCCTCCAGGGCCCTGGGCTCGGCGCCCCGGCCCTCCAGCATCTTCGGCCGGGCCGGGTCCGCCTCGGCCTTGCGGGCGAGGGCCTTCATGGCCGCGTGGGCCCGGGCGTAGCCGACGCTGGTGGGGGCGCCGCTCGACGTGCGCTCCTCGGAGACCGCCGGGAGCTCCTTGGGTGCCGCCGCCGGGGCCGCGGAGGCCTCGATGGCGAGCAGCCGGCGGCCCTCCAGAGCGCTGGCCCGCTCGGTCTCGGCGGTCGCGTACCGCCGCAGCAGCGCCGCGTGCTCGCCGCGCAGCCCGGCGAGTTCGACCCGCTTGGCGCGCAGCTTCGCATCGAGCTTGGCGCGCAGCGCCCGGGCCTCTTCGAGGTCGGACTCGAGCTCGGCTATCCGCTCCTCGGTCTTCCACTCGTCCTTGACCCGTTCGCGCGCGAGTTCCGCCACGCGGCGCCCGGCCGAGCGGTCCCAGGCGCGCATGACGACGGCGCCGGCCACGCCCGCGGCCGCCGTGAGGGCCACGAGCAGGCGTAGTGGCAAAGGTTCCGCGATCAGCCAGGCCGCGGCCGCACTGGCGACGGAGACTCCGGCCACGGTCGTCGGCGTGAGCAGCCGGTGCAGGGGTTCGGGATTGCGGTGGCGTCCACGGGGCATGGCCTGAAATTTACAGGGCGTGGGGGCCCAGTGGGGTAACTGCCCGGCAATCTGTGGCCGGGCAGTTACCCGTCATTTCTCCACCAAACCCGTAACTACTCCTACTTCGTCAGGCCCTTCGCCTTCAGATAGGCCTTCGCGGCATCCGCCGGCTTCTCGCGCTGCGCGTCCACCTTCTTGTTCAGCTCGACGAGGTCGGCGGTCGTCAGGACCTTGGTCAGCTTGTCGAGGGCGGCCGCGATCTCCGGGGATCCCGCGTCCTTGGCGTTGACCACCGGCAGGACGTTGTCGGCGTTCTGGAGCTTCTTGTCGTCCTCCAGCAGGACCAGCCCGAAGCTGTCGAGCGTGGCGTCCGTGGTCGTGGTGAGCGCCAGCTGGTCCACACCGTCCTTGACGGCCTGCTTGGCCTGCGGGGTGCCGACGCCCTTCGGGTCGATCCCGGAAACGTCGATTCCGTACGTCTTCTTCAACCCGGGCGCGCAGAAGGGCCGTACGGCGCATTCGTCACCCGCCGCGATCTTCACCTTCAGACCCGACTTGCCAAGATCGGAAAGGGTCTTCAGGTTGTTCTTCTGGGCGAATTCCTTCGATACCGCGAACGCGTTCTGGTCGACCGCCGAGCCCGCCGGCAGCACCTTCAGGCCGAGCGGGGCCGCCAGCTTCTCCAGCCCCGCGACCGTCGCCGCCACGTCGCTCGACGCGACGGGCTTCTCCTCCGGCGCCTTCGGCCCGTTCACCTTGGCGTTGAGGAACTCCGCGAGGGTGGCTGCGTACTCCGGGACGACGTCGATCTCGCCCTTCTCCAGCGAGGGCTCGTACAGCTCGCGGTTGTTCACCGTGGTGATCGAGGTGCTGTAGCCCGCGTCCTTGAGGACCTGCGCGTACAGCTCCGCCAGCACGTTGGACTCGGTGAACCCGGCCGCACCGATCACGACCTTGCCCTTGCCGGAGCCGGAACCCGAGTCCGAGGGCGCGGACGCGGCCGCACCGCCGTCCTTGCTCTTCTCCAGGCTGTCGCCGCCGCACGCGGTGAGCGAGGCGGTCAGGGCCGCCGCCCCCAGTACGGCGCCGAGGACGCGCGTGGACTTGCTCATCTTTGCTCCTCCAAGGGAGTGGGAACGACAAAGGACGGACAGCGAAGGGGAACGCCCGCGGGCCGGGCCGGAGGGTCAGCGCGCCGCCGGACGCGGGAACAGCCGGTCGGCCGCCACCAGGGCGCCCTCGACCAGCAGGGCGAGCGCCGCCACCAGCAGGGCCCCCGCGACGACCTGTGGGGTGTTGTACGTGTTGAAGCCGGCGGTGATGATCCGGCCGAGGCCGCCCTGGCCGACCATGGCCGCGATCGTGGCCGTGGCGATGACCTGGACGGCGCCCGAGCGCAGCCCGGTCATCACCAGCTCCCGCGCGAGCGGCAGTTCCACCCGCCAGAAGAGCTGGCCGCCGGACATGCCCATGCCCCGGGCGGCCTCCACCACCGAGCGGTCCACCTCCCGCATGCCGACGTACGCATTGGTCAGCAGCGGCGGGACGGCGAAGAGCACGAGGGCGGCGATGGTGGGCACATAGCCCGCGCTGCGCAGCGGCGAGACCATGAACAGGGCCAGCACCGCGAAGACGGGCACGGCCCGTCCGGCGTTGGACACGTTGACGGCGAGCGCCCCGCCCTTGCCGATGTGGCCGAGCCACAGACCGACCGGGAGGGCCACGGCGCAGGCGATGGCGAGGGAGATCCCGCTGACGTACACGTGCTCGCCGAGCCGGTGCCACACGCCGTTCTCCCCGGACCAGTTGGCCCCGTTAGCCAGCCAGTCCCAGGCCTGTCCCATCACGCCCATCGCCTCATGCCCCCTTCGCCGTCCGCGTCAGGCGCGCGGCCCGCCCGGCCCGCTCCGTCCGCGCCGGCCGCGTCGCCCGGGTCCACGGCGTGAGCAGTCGCTGCAGGCCGAGCAGCAGCAGGTCCGCCACCAGCGCGAGCAGCACGCACAGCACGGAGGCGGTGAGCACCTGGGCCTTGAAGGAGCTGTTGACCGCCGGGGCGATGAGGTTGCCGAGGCCGCCCTTGCCGACGATGGAGCCGACGGTGGTCAGCGCCACCGTGGACACCGTGGCGATCCGCACCCCGGCGAGCAGCGCGGGCAGCGCCAGCGGCAGTTCGACCTGCCACAGCAGCCGCGCGGGCCCGTAGCCCATCCCGCGCGCGGCCTCCCGTACCTCCTCGGGGACGGCTTCCAGGCCGGCCATCGCATTGCGGACCAGGATGGTCAGCGAGTACAGCACCAGACCGGTCACCACGAGCGAGGCCGACAGCCCGAACAGCGGCAGCAGCAGGGAGAACATGGCGAGCGAGGGGACCGTGTAGAGCAGGGTGGTCAGGCCCAGCACGGGCGCGGCCCAGCGCCGGCCGCGGCGGGCCAGCAGGGCCAGCGGGAGGGAAACGGCGAGGCCCACGAGCACCGACACGCCCGTGATCCACACGTGTTGGACCGTGGCGTCGGTGAGCTCCTGGGAGCGGGACGTGACGTAGTCCCAGCAGATCCAGTCGTTCGCCACCAGGCAGTTCTGTCCGGCCATGCCCTCACCCCCCCTGCCTCCGCTGCGTACACCCGTCCGAACGGGACCGGTCAAGAGCGACCCTAACCCCCTGGGCGGACAATGGCCGGAAACCTTCGCACCGGGGTAATACTCCCGTCACAAACAACCCGCAGTGTGTGGGGGAGGATGGGCAGGTGATCCGATTCGAGCATGTGACCAAGCGCTACCCCGACGGGACCACGGCCGTCGAGGACCTGTCCTTCGAGGTGGCGGAGGGCGAGCTGGTCACCCTCGTGGGCCCGTCCGGGTGCGGCAAGACCACCACGATGAAGATGGTCAACCGGCTCATCGAGCCGACCTCCGGCCGGATCCTGCTCGGCGGCGAGGACATCGCGGACGCCGATCCGGTCGAGCTGCGCCGGCACATCGGGTACGTCATCCAGCAGGTCGGGCTGTTCCCGCACAAGACGGTGCTGGAGAACACCGCGACCGTGCCCCAGCTGATCGGCACCCCCAAGGCCAAGGCCCGTGCCCGGGCGGCCGAGCTCCTCGAACTCGTGGGCCTGGACCCGGCCGTGTACGGGGGCCGGTATCCGGAGCAGCTCTCCGGCGGACAGCGCCAGCGCGTCGGCGTCGCGCGCGCCCTCGCGGCCGATCCGCCGGTGCTGCTGATGGACGAGCCGTTCGGGGCGGTGGACCCGGTGGTCCGCGAACGCCTCCAGAACGAGTTCCTGGCGCTGCAGAAGACGGTGCGCAAAACGATCCTGCTGGTCACGCACGACCTGGAGGAAGCGGTCCGGCTCGGCGACCGCATCGCCGTCTACGGCGCGGGCACCATCGAGCAGTTCGCCCGCCCGGCCGAAGTGCTGGGTGCGCCAGCCACCGCGTACGTGGCCTCCTTCGTCGGCGCGGACCGGGGCCTGAAGCGGCTCGCGGTCACCCCGGTGGGGCAGGCCGACCTGGCGGAGGCCGACGGGAAAGCCCCCACCGCCGAAGTGGCGCTGGGGGCGAGTCTGCGCGAGGCGCTCGCGCTGCTGCTGCAGGAGGACTCCGGCCGGATCGGGGTCACGGACCCGGACACCGGCGCGCTGGTCGGCGTACTGACCCCGGAGGGCGTCCACCGGGCCCTGCGCCGGGCCCAACTGCAAGAGGCCTAGGGCCAGAAGGCCTGACCCGGCCTGCGGGTCAGGCCTGGATGCGGTTGCTCATCCACACCAGCATCGGCGGGATCTCGCGGCGCCACGTGTTGAAGTTGTGGCCGCCGCTGTCGAGGATGATCGAGGAGACCCGGTCCGGGCCCTTGACCAGCTTGATGAACTTCTTGGTGTCACCGAGGTTCGGCTCGCCCTGCTCGCTGCTGGTGACCAGGAAGGACGTACCCGACGGCTGCTTGTGCTCGATGCTGTGCAGGACGTCCGCACGCTTCTTCAGCTTGTCGTCGCCCTGGAACAGGTTGCCGGTCGTCGCGTCGTTCGCGGCGTCGTAGTACGCGGACAGACCCGCGGCGGCGCCGAAGGTCTGCGGGTAGTGCGCGGCGATCTTCAGGGCGCAGTAGCCGCCCGTGGAGTTGCCGATGAAGCCCATGTTCTGCGGCTTCTTGCCGACCCGGAAGGTGTCCTGGATGGCCTGCGGCAGGTCCTGGCCGAAGAAGGTCTCGGTCTGCGGTCCGCCGGGTATGTCCACGCACTCGGTGTCACGCGGCGGCGCGATCGTCGGGCGGAGCATCACCAGGATCATCGGCTTCATCTTGCCCGCCTTGGCCTGCTTGAAGGCCGTCATCGGGTAGTTCAGCCCTTTGATCAGGTTCTCGGCGGTGCCCGGGTAGCCC
This genomic interval carries:
- a CDS encoding ABC transporter substrate-binding protein translates to MSKSTRVLGAVLGAAALTASLTACGGDSLEKSKDGGAAASAPSDSGSGSGKGKVVIGAAGFTESNVLAELYAQVLKDAGYSTSITTVNNRELYEPSLEKGEIDVVPEYAATLAEFLNAKVNGPKAPEEKPVASSDVAATVAGLEKLAAPLGLKVLPAGSAVDQNAFAVSKEFAQKNNLKTLSDLGKSGLKVKIAAGDECAVRPFCAPGLKKTYGIDVSGIDPKGVGTPQAKQAVKDGVDQLALTTTTDATLDSFGLVLLEDDKKLQNADNVLPVVNAKDAGSPEIAAALDKLTKVLTTADLVELNKKVDAQREKPADAAKAYLKAKGLTK
- a CDS encoding ABC transporter permease, coding for MGVMGQAWDWLANGANWSGENGVWHRLGEHVYVSGISLAIACAVALPVGLWLGHIGKGGALAVNVSNAGRAVPVFAVLALFMVSPLRSAGYVPTIAALVLFAVPPLLTNAYVGMREVDRSVVEAARGMGMSGGQLFWRVELPLARELVMTGLRSGAVQVIATATIAAMVGQGGLGRIITAGFNTYNTPQVVAGALLVAALALLVEGALVAADRLFPRPAAR
- a CDS encoding ABC transporter permease — protein: MAGQNCLVANDWICWDYVTSRSQELTDATVQHVWITGVSVLVGLAVSLPLALLARRGRRWAAPVLGLTTLLYTVPSLAMFSLLLPLFGLSASLVVTGLVLYSLTILVRNAMAGLEAVPEEVREAARGMGYGPARLLWQVELPLALPALLAGVRIATVSTVALTTVGSIVGKGGLGNLIAPAVNSSFKAQVLTASVLCVLLALVADLLLLGLQRLLTPWTRATRPARTERAGRAARLTRTAKGA
- a CDS encoding ABC transporter ATP-binding protein, with the translated sequence MIRFEHVTKRYPDGTTAVEDLSFEVAEGELVTLVGPSGCGKTTTMKMVNRLIEPTSGRILLGGEDIADADPVELRRHIGYVIQQVGLFPHKTVLENTATVPQLIGTPKAKARARAAELLELVGLDPAVYGGRYPEQLSGGQRQRVGVARALAADPPVLLMDEPFGAVDPVVRERLQNEFLALQKTVRKTILLVTHDLEEAVRLGDRIAVYGAGTIEQFARPAEVLGAPATAYVASFVGADRGLKRLAVTPVGQADLAEADGKAPTAEVALGASLREALALLLQEDSGRIGVTDPDTGALVGVLTPEGVHRALRRAQLQEA
- a CDS encoding esterase family protein produces the protein MGLTSNTVLALAIVAGVLLFAATVWFWPRLSGRTWRALLGRIGLLLATQLALFSAVGLAANKSFSFYGSWADLFGQQTSVGKVVDHSMSSKDIKVVDKQKLDVPGGAQPQVGGQILKVAITGQKSKITSPGYVWLPPEYFQPQHKDKNFPASIVLTGYPGTAENLIKGLNYPMTAFKQAKAGKMKPMILVMLRPTIAPPRDTECVDIPGGPQTETFFGQDLPQAIQDTFRVGKKPQNMGFIGNSTGGYCALKIAAHYPQTFGAAAGLSAYYDAANDATTGNLFQGDDKLKKRADVLHSIEHKQPSGTSFLVTSSEQGEPNLGDTKKFIKLVKGPDRVSSIILDSGGHNFNTWRREIPPMLVWMSNRIQA